In a single window of the Subtercola sp. PAMC28395 genome:
- a CDS encoding DUF4129 domain-containing protein — MTVGVSAGLCAAVSATGATSAPTAAVTAAFEPLGPSAPDARQWLLTELAKPEYEAAKPSWLDRASEGFLNWLSSLVVPSDGNLGGFLPAVVLVIVIALVVIAFIVFGRPRLARKMAADQTALFGSRDLRSSAQLRASAAAAADAGDYRTALEELYRALARRQAERTIVRLTPGTTAHGFAAQASECYPMHAAGLAQAARTFDDVRYLGGAATREAYLQLVALEKELRDRPPVSRQPVPERVLQ; from the coding sequence ATGACCGTGGGGGTGTCGGCGGGTCTTTGCGCCGCAGTCAGTGCCACGGGCGCCACCAGTGCGCCCACTGCGGCAGTCACCGCGGCTTTTGAACCACTGGGCCCGAGTGCTCCCGACGCACGGCAGTGGCTGCTCACGGAGCTGGCAAAGCCGGAATACGAGGCCGCCAAACCGAGCTGGCTCGACCGGGCATCCGAAGGATTTCTGAACTGGCTGTCGTCGCTGGTGGTGCCCTCCGACGGAAATCTCGGTGGGTTTCTCCCCGCCGTCGTGCTCGTGATCGTGATCGCGCTCGTGGTCATCGCCTTCATCGTGTTCGGCCGGCCCCGGCTCGCGCGAAAGATGGCGGCAGACCAGACCGCGCTCTTCGGATCTCGAGACCTGCGATCCTCGGCGCAACTTCGTGCATCGGCTGCGGCCGCCGCCGACGCTGGCGACTACCGCACGGCGCTCGAGGAGCTCTACCGCGCCCTGGCCCGCCGCCAGGCGGAACGCACGATCGTGCGACTCACCCCCGGTACGACGGCCCACGGGTTCGCGGCCCAGGCCTCGGAGTGCTACCCGATGCACGCCGCGGGGCTCGCGCAGGCCGCCCGAACCTTCGACGACGTGCGGTATCTCGGCGGGGCGGCGACGCGCGAGGCATACCTGCAGCTGGTCGCGCTGGAGAAAGAGCTCCGTGACCGGCCACCCGTCTCCCGGCAGCCGGTGCCGGAGCGGGTGCTGCAGTGA
- a CDS encoding glycerophosphoryl diester phosphodiesterase membrane domain-containing protein — translation MSENPPSGAPQGENQAPPIVPAPAPPAAAEPAAAAPPAPPAPVQQAAPVPPVPPVPPVQPMYGQYAPPQTPPGPHAPPALPAYGQYAPPPPFGQPASPPPAYGQYAPPAYGSPPASGAPPVYGAPPIYGQPAYGQPAYGQAAQPAAPQPGQQWAPPPKPGLVPLRPLGFGTLLGSPFQVLRRNTGPTVGSALIIQFIIYLVTGVIIGGAVLLAVTRINQASASDQDAIAAGSTVIILLSTIIPLAVGLVASALLQGILVIEVSREVLGEKRRLGELWRAAGKRVWPLLLWTLLEGAAIVVVLVVVIGVIVLLASLGTVGIVLSVVVGIVGFFGLLALAVWLGTKFALVPCAIVLERMTVRQAMVRSWRLTSRSFWKTFGVLILVNVIMYFAAQLVSTPVAFLLSLGFNLVDPNGASTSTGTSTAGLSSAELTNFVVTYLVLGVVQLVVGAITAVVQAAAVSLVYIDLRIRKEGLDLELIRFVEARQAGLAAANDDPFLVTGRQ, via the coding sequence GTGAGCGAGAACCCCCCGAGCGGCGCGCCCCAGGGCGAGAACCAGGCGCCGCCGATCGTGCCTGCGCCTGCGCCTCCCGCTGCAGCCGAGCCGGCGGCAGCAGCACCACCAGCACCACCAGCACCCGTGCAGCAGGCGGCTCCGGTTCCACCGGTTCCACCCGTTCCGCCCGTACAACCGATGTATGGCCAGTACGCGCCGCCGCAGACTCCCCCGGGGCCGCACGCTCCGCCAGCCCTACCGGCATACGGGCAGTACGCGCCCCCGCCGCCATTTGGGCAGCCCGCTTCGCCCCCTCCGGCTTATGGGCAGTATGCACCCCCGGCCTATGGCTCTCCGCCCGCCTCTGGCGCACCGCCGGTCTACGGCGCCCCACCGATATACGGGCAGCCGGCATACGGCCAGCCGGCGTATGGGCAAGCTGCGCAACCTGCGGCGCCGCAGCCCGGCCAGCAGTGGGCGCCACCGCCCAAGCCCGGGCTCGTGCCGCTGCGACCGCTCGGCTTCGGCACACTGCTGGGTTCGCCGTTCCAGGTGCTGCGGCGCAACACAGGGCCGACGGTCGGGAGTGCCCTGATCATCCAGTTCATCATCTACCTGGTCACCGGGGTGATCATCGGCGGCGCCGTGCTGCTGGCCGTCACGCGGATCAACCAGGCCTCGGCGAGCGACCAGGACGCGATCGCTGCCGGGTCGACGGTGATCATTCTGCTGTCGACGATCATTCCCCTGGCCGTCGGGCTGGTGGCGAGCGCTCTGCTGCAGGGCATCCTCGTCATCGAGGTCTCGCGCGAGGTGCTCGGCGAGAAACGCCGGCTCGGCGAACTGTGGCGCGCGGCCGGCAAGCGAGTGTGGCCGCTGCTGCTCTGGACCCTGCTCGAGGGCGCAGCGATCGTCGTGGTGCTCGTGGTGGTGATCGGCGTGATCGTGCTGCTGGCAAGCCTCGGCACCGTCGGGATCGTGCTCTCGGTGGTGGTCGGCATCGTCGGGTTCTTCGGGCTTCTGGCCCTCGCGGTGTGGCTCGGAACGAAGTTCGCTCTCGTGCCGTGTGCGATCGTTCTCGAGAGAATGACCGTGCGCCAGGCCATGGTGCGGTCGTGGCGCCTGACCTCGCGCTCGTTCTGGAAGACCTTCGGCGTGCTGATCCTCGTCAACGTGATCATGTACTTCGCGGCCCAGCTGGTTTCCACACCTGTCGCCTTTCTGCTCAGCCTCGGTTTCAACCTCGTCGACCCCAACGGCGCCAGCACCTCGACGGGCACGTCGACAGCCGGTCTCTCGAGTGCTGAACTCACGAACTTCGTCGTCACGTACCTGGTGCTCGGCGTCGTGCAACTCGTCGTTGGGGCGATCACTGCGGTGGTGCAGGCCGCTGCGGTCTCGCTGGTCTACATCGACCTGCGCATCCGCAAGGAGGGCCTCGACCTCGAGCTCATCCGGTTCGTGGAGGCGCGGCAGGCCGGGCTGGCGGCAGCGAACGATGACCCGTTCCTGGTGACCGGGCGGCAATGA
- the mtrA gene encoding MtrAB system response regulator MtrA, translating to MDARILVVDDDPALAEMIGIVLRTENFEPVFCADGSEAFAAFTSSKPDLVLLDLMLPGLDGIEVCTQIRAESGIPIIMLTAKSDTTDVVKGLESGADDYIVKPFNPKELVARIRTRLRQTPQPSNSDSLRIGDLELDVQGHEVRRGAGRINLTPLEFDLLHALAAKPQQVFTREMLLEQVWGYHYKADTRLVNVHVQRLRAKVEEDPDNPAIVMTVRGIGYRAGAVV from the coding sequence ATGGATGCTCGCATACTGGTGGTCGACGACGACCCCGCGCTCGCCGAGATGATCGGCATCGTTCTGCGAACCGAGAACTTCGAGCCCGTCTTCTGCGCCGACGGTTCTGAGGCGTTCGCCGCCTTCACCTCGTCGAAGCCCGACCTCGTGCTGCTCGACCTGATGCTCCCCGGCCTAGACGGCATCGAGGTGTGCACGCAGATCCGCGCCGAATCGGGCATTCCGATCATCATGCTGACGGCCAAGTCCGACACGACAGATGTGGTCAAGGGGCTCGAGTCGGGCGCGGACGACTACATCGTGAAACCCTTCAACCCGAAGGAGCTGGTGGCGCGAATCCGTACTCGGCTTCGCCAGACACCCCAGCCGTCGAACAGCGACTCGCTGCGCATCGGTGATCTCGAACTCGACGTGCAGGGCCACGAGGTCAGGCGGGGCGCCGGGCGCATCAACCTCACGCCCCTCGAGTTCGATCTGCTGCACGCCCTCGCTGCGAAACCCCAGCAGGTCTTCACGCGCGAGATGCTGCTCGAGCAGGTGTGGGGATACCACTACAAGGCCGACACCCGGCTCGTGAACGTCCACGTGCAGCGGCTCCGGGCGAAGGTCGAAGAAGATCCAGACAACCCGGCGATCGTCATGACGGTGCGTGGCATCGGCTATCGCGCGGGCGCTGTGGTGTGA
- the mtrB gene encoding MtrAB system histidine kinase MtrB — protein MTTTRTSPQLVRRSHIGPFLAREWRAWPRQLSVAWRSSLQFRTIIITITLTTVALLGAGIYTSVSIGNDLFQSRLSQVLLDSNRAATAAQSIFDAADSTNESSASTLLDSAQTSIRASSSSRLIAIYAAPGQDQSATTFLPFASPALTVDGVISSELRREVTDGAGTQTQYWQSVALDNGSGGTEPGIIVGTPLTIPGAGQYQLYLGYNLADSDQTLRFVQQTLWIAGLLLTLLIALVAWVIVRLVIDPIRVAAETSEKLAAGQLEVRIPEKGEDIIATLARSFNGMADSMQGQITQLAELSQLQQRFVSDVSHELRTPLTTIRLAGDVLFDHRESFEPAIGRTAELLHTQTVRFESLLNDLLEISRFDAGSADLNIEPTSLVHLTEDTIEQMRPLAESTGTLIRLETPGGYVDVDLDARRIRRIIGNLLGNAIEHGEGRPIDVSIDSTVSAIALAVRDHGIGMTAADAERVFERFWRADPSRKRTIGGTGLGLAISLEDAALHHGWLEVWSQSGEGSMFRLTLPRVRGQRLESSPIPMPSGHTDVEGSHRDV, from the coding sequence GTGACCACGACGCGCACCTCGCCGCAGCTGGTGAGGCGCAGCCACATCGGGCCGTTCCTCGCGAGAGAATGGCGCGCCTGGCCACGGCAGCTTTCGGTGGCGTGGCGCAGTTCGCTCCAGTTCCGCACCATCATCATCACCATCACGCTCACCACGGTGGCGCTTCTGGGCGCGGGAATCTACACCTCGGTCAGTATCGGCAACGACCTCTTCCAGTCGAGGCTGAGCCAGGTGCTTCTCGACTCGAACCGCGCGGCGACGGCGGCGCAGTCGATCTTCGATGCGGCCGACTCCACCAACGAGTCCTCGGCGAGTACGCTCCTCGACTCGGCCCAGACCAGCATCAGGGCGTCGTCATCGTCGCGGCTCATCGCGATCTACGCAGCGCCCGGGCAGGACCAGAGTGCTACGACCTTTCTGCCGTTCGCAAGCCCGGCACTCACCGTCGACGGGGTCATCTCCTCCGAGCTCCGGCGTGAAGTGACCGACGGAGCCGGCACGCAGACCCAGTACTGGCAGTCGGTTGCGCTCGACAACGGCTCGGGTGGCACGGAGCCCGGCATCATCGTCGGCACTCCGCTCACGATCCCGGGCGCGGGGCAGTACCAGCTCTATCTCGGCTACAACCTCGCCGACTCCGACCAGACACTCCGCTTCGTGCAGCAGACGCTGTGGATCGCAGGCCTCCTGCTCACCCTGTTGATCGCCCTCGTGGCCTGGGTCATCGTGCGCCTGGTGATCGACCCCATCCGTGTCGCCGCCGAGACCAGTGAGAAGCTCGCCGCCGGGCAGCTCGAAGTGAGGATCCCGGAGAAGGGCGAAGACATCATCGCCACCCTCGCGCGCTCGTTCAACGGAATGGCCGACAGCATGCAGGGCCAGATCACCCAGCTCGCCGAGCTCTCGCAGCTGCAGCAACGGTTCGTCTCCGACGTCTCGCACGAGCTGCGAACGCCCCTGACCACCATCCGTCTCGCCGGCGACGTGCTCTTCGACCACCGCGAATCGTTCGAGCCGGCCATCGGGCGCACGGCGGAACTCCTGCACACGCAGACGGTGCGCTTCGAATCGCTTCTGAACGATCTCCTCGAGATCAGCCGCTTCGATGCGGGATCCGCCGACCTGAACATCGAGCCGACGAGCCTGGTGCACCTCACTGAAGACACGATCGAGCAGATGCGCCCCCTTGCCGAGTCGACCGGAACGCTCATCCGGCTCGAGACGCCGGGCGGGTACGTCGACGTGGACCTCGATGCCCGCCGCATCCGCCGGATCATCGGCAACCTGCTCGGCAACGCGATCGAACACGGCGAGGGCCGGCCGATCGACGTCTCCATCGACAGCACCGTTTCAGCGATCGCCCTGGCGGTCCGCGACCACGGCATCGGGATGACCGCGGCCGACGCCGAGCGGGTCTTCGAGCGTTTCTGGCGGGCAGACCCGTCGCGCAAACGAACGATCGGCGGCACAGGGCTGGGCCTTGCCATCTCGTTAGAGGACGCCGCTCTTCATCATGGCTGGCTCGAGGTGTGGTCACAATCGGGGGAGGGCAGCATGTTCCGGCTCACCCTGCCCCGCGTGCGCGGGCAGCGCCTCGAGAGCTCGCCGATCCCGATGCCCTCTGGTCATACCGACGTGGAGGGGAGCCACCGAGATGTCTGA
- a CDS encoding GerMN domain-containing protein, whose amino-acid sequence MSGVLALAGCTGIPDSGSVHAQEVSATPNDNDVILLPAGPAPGANQTQILNGFLQAAASPQKNYEIAREYLTTDLSKQWDPDAGVLITSNQPVLTPNSDTSMSVTVSPRAEVDQTGEYKESVSAASVTLPFTFVQENGQWRINTANPGIILEQLRFNQVFSSHPLYFYDPTYTYLVPDVRWFAKDTTTSTRVVRALLAGPAPWLGQGAVVTAFPDGTEASPVVVDSGTANVPLSSQVLSQSQVSLQRMQYQLDESLGSVASVASVSISVNQSPVTVVPGTPPITTPLVDNKALVQLSGAFGYLSNNAVVPIGSVNDKIQALGPLSATSSSGVFAVGTAAGVYAVQPGGNDPVLVDARAGLLAPSLDPAGYVWSVPAGSPNAVQAYGKDGSTHSVVVNWNGASNIVSLDVSRDGTRVLAFTEADGMPSLIVAAIIRDKDGVPQRLGDPLVLASGPGAPVDATWVDQTDVASLTVSPSGDDRVVVQQIGGISSNLGVPSNATTLSGGNSLDGLWLLTSAGDLQQQRGSGWQTISKGISFLATQT is encoded by the coding sequence ATGAGCGGCGTTCTCGCGCTTGCGGGCTGCACGGGCATCCCTGACAGCGGCAGTGTGCACGCCCAGGAGGTCAGCGCGACGCCCAACGACAACGACGTCATCCTGCTGCCTGCCGGGCCTGCACCGGGCGCGAACCAGACGCAGATACTGAACGGGTTCCTGCAGGCCGCCGCGAGCCCGCAGAAGAACTACGAAATCGCCCGCGAGTACCTCACGACCGATCTCTCGAAACAGTGGGATCCCGATGCCGGCGTTCTGATCACCTCGAACCAGCCCGTGCTCACGCCGAATTCAGACACGAGTATGTCGGTCACGGTCAGCCCGAGAGCCGAGGTCGACCAGACCGGCGAGTACAAAGAGAGCGTCTCGGCCGCGTCGGTGACCCTCCCGTTCACCTTCGTGCAGGAGAACGGCCAGTGGCGCATCAACACCGCGAACCCTGGGATCATTCTCGAGCAGCTGCGCTTCAACCAGGTCTTCAGCTCGCACCCGCTGTACTTCTACGACCCGACATACACGTACCTCGTACCCGACGTGCGTTGGTTCGCCAAAGACACAACCACCAGCACGCGGGTCGTGCGAGCGCTGCTCGCTGGCCCGGCTCCGTGGCTCGGGCAGGGGGCCGTCGTGACGGCCTTCCCCGATGGAACGGAGGCGTCTCCTGTGGTCGTCGACTCCGGTACAGCGAATGTTCCGCTCTCGAGCCAGGTGCTCTCGCAGTCGCAGGTGTCGTTGCAGCGCATGCAGTACCAGCTCGATGAGAGCCTCGGCAGCGTGGCCTCGGTCGCCAGCGTGTCGATATCAGTGAACCAGAGCCCGGTGACAGTCGTGCCCGGCACCCCACCGATCACCACGCCACTGGTCGACAACAAGGCCCTGGTGCAGCTCTCCGGGGCTTTCGGCTACCTGTCGAACAACGCCGTCGTGCCCATCGGGTCGGTCAATGACAAGATCCAGGCACTCGGCCCGTTGTCGGCGACCTCGTCGTCGGGAGTCTTCGCCGTGGGAACCGCTGCCGGCGTGTATGCGGTGCAACCCGGCGGCAACGACCCGGTGCTGGTGGATGCCCGGGCGGGCCTCCTCGCGCCGTCGCTCGACCCCGCGGGCTATGTCTGGTCGGTTCCCGCCGGCAGCCCGAATGCAGTGCAGGCCTACGGAAAGGATGGCTCGACCCACTCCGTCGTCGTGAACTGGAACGGCGCATCGAACATCGTCTCCCTCGACGTCTCACGCGACGGAACGCGGGTGCTCGCCTTCACCGAGGCCGACGGTATGCCGAGCCTCATCGTCGCCGCGATCATCCGCGACAAAGACGGAGTGCCCCAGCGGCTCGGTGACCCGCTGGTCCTCGCGTCGGGCCCGGGGGCGCCGGTCGATGCCACCTGGGTCGACCAGACCGACGTCGCCTCCCTCACCGTTTCGCCAAGCGGCGACGACCGCGTTGTGGTACAGCAGATCGGAGGTATCTCGAGCAATCTCGGGGTGCCGAGCAACGCCACGACCCTGAGTGGCGGCAACAGTCTCGACGGGCTCTGGCTCCTCACCTCGGCAGGGGATCTGCAGCAGCAGCGCGGCAGTGGCTGGCAGACGATCTCCAAGGGAATCTCCTTCCTCGCCACGCAGACCTGA
- a CDS encoding ComF family protein has protein sequence MTVLRHIARTLSEAVAAALAVVLPVACAGCGAPDRSVCRACVTALASGDGEVTRLSVEEPGAPPLAVWSAVPYQGVVSSLLSGLKESGRTDVSRALANTLTPALWRAYTETRARLPPGEILHLTVAPSSGAAYRKRGYNPVELLADRARRGGAFRANRAAPLVATLRVRSAIADQAGLGVAARRQNLHGALGLRRRFSGGSLEGQHFLLVDDVITTGATLLECRRVLNAVGASVWEQ, from the coding sequence ATGACCGTTCTCCGACACATCGCCCGCACCCTCTCCGAAGCAGTGGCCGCGGCCCTTGCGGTCGTGCTTCCGGTCGCCTGCGCCGGCTGCGGCGCGCCCGACCGCTCCGTGTGCAGGGCGTGTGTCACCGCGCTCGCGAGCGGCGATGGCGAAGTGACACGCCTCAGTGTCGAAGAGCCGGGCGCACCCCCCTTGGCGGTCTGGTCCGCCGTCCCGTACCAGGGAGTCGTGTCGAGCCTGCTTTCCGGGCTGAAGGAGTCGGGTCGCACCGATGTGTCGAGAGCCCTGGCGAACACGCTCACGCCGGCACTCTGGCGTGCATACACCGAGACCCGAGCGAGGCTCCCGCCGGGCGAGATACTTCACCTCACCGTCGCTCCCTCGTCTGGGGCGGCATACCGAAAGCGCGGCTACAACCCGGTCGAACTTCTCGCTGACCGCGCACGCAGAGGAGGCGCATTCCGCGCAAACCGTGCAGCGCCTCTGGTAGCCACACTTCGGGTACGCTCGGCCATCGCCGACCAGGCCGGGCTCGGAGTTGCCGCCCGTCGCCAGAATCTGCACGGTGCTCTCGGGCTTCGCAGGCGTTTCTCGGGAGGCTCCCTCGAGGGGCAGCATTTTCTGCTGGTGGACGACGTGATCACCACCGGGGCGACTCTGCTCGAGTGCCGGAGGGTGCTGAACGCGGTTGGCGCTTCGGTCTGGGAGCAGTGA
- the hpf gene encoding ribosome hibernation-promoting factor, HPF/YfiA family, which translates to MEINITGRNLGITDRFRSYATEKAEKVEHLADRALALEVKVCRHSSANTSGGDDRVELTLIGPGPIVRAESAGSDKYVAFDLAIAKLLERLRRAKDRKKTHRGQHRPVSLREASAADFSGIDVVPAEADVLARAATGTMPVQPAAAEAEETEEAWSPVVIRKKVFAAAPMTVDDALYLMELVGHDFYLFIDAETQRPSVVYRRKGWDYGVIGLDDSASAELPAESRQAERVFS; encoded by the coding sequence ATGGAGATCAACATCACGGGCCGCAACCTAGGAATCACCGATCGGTTCCGCAGTTATGCAACTGAGAAAGCCGAAAAGGTCGAACACCTTGCGGATCGTGCTCTCGCGCTTGAAGTCAAAGTCTGCCGCCACAGTTCGGCGAACACCTCGGGTGGTGACGACCGGGTGGAACTCACACTCATCGGTCCTGGCCCGATAGTGAGGGCCGAGAGTGCCGGCTCTGACAAGTACGTTGCCTTCGATCTGGCGATCGCAAAGCTGCTCGAGCGATTGCGCCGCGCGAAAGATCGAAAGAAGACCCACCGCGGCCAGCACCGGCCCGTCTCGCTGCGTGAAGCCAGCGCAGCCGACTTCAGCGGCATCGATGTGGTTCCCGCCGAGGCGGATGTTCTGGCTCGGGCCGCGACGGGCACAATGCCGGTGCAGCCGGCAGCCGCAGAGGCGGAAGAGACCGAAGAAGCCTGGTCGCCCGTGGTGATCCGCAAGAAGGTCTTCGCCGCGGCTCCCATGACTGTTGATGACGCTCTGTATCTGATGGAGTTGGTGGGGCACGATTTCTACCTGTTCATCGACGCTGAGACACAGCGTCCGAGCGTTGTCTACCGCCGGAAGGGCTGGGATTACGGAGTGATCGGCCTCGACGACAGCGCCTCTGCTGAGCTGCCGGCTGAAAGTCGTCAAGCCGAGCGGGTCTTCTCCTAG
- the secA gene encoding preprotein translocase subunit SecA, with product MASVLEKVLRVGEGRVLRRLENYAKAINALEEDFTHLSDDELREETPRLRERFAEGESLDHLLPEAFAAVREASRRTLGLRHFDVQLMGGAALHLGNIAEMKTGEGKTLVATLPAYLNAIAGEGVHIVTVNDYLANYQSELMGRVFRALGMTTGVILSGQTPAERREQYASDITYGTNNEFGFDYLRDNMAWQASDMVQRGHYFAIVDEVDSILIDEARTPLIISGPASGEANRWFTEFASIATRLVADEDYEIDEKKRTVGILEPGIEKVEDYLGIDNLYESANTPLISFLNNSLKASALFKKDKDYVVMNGEVLIVDEHTGRILAGRRYNEGIHQAIEAKEGVVVKAENQTLATVTLQNYFRLYDKLAGMTGTAETEAAEFNGTYKLGVVAIPTNRPMQRKDQPDLVYKNEQAKFEQVVEDIVKRHETGQPVLVGTTSVEKSEYLSRLLAKKGVRHEVLNAKNHAREAAIIAQAGRLGAVTVATNMAGRGTDIMLGGNTEFLAVAQMNARGLSPVDTPEEYELAWDDVFAEVKAGVEEEAEKVVEAGGLYVLGTERHESRRIDNQLRGRSGRQGDPGESRFYLSLTDDLMRLFNAGAAESLMGRGNVPDDLAIESKVVSRAIRSAQSQVEGRNAEIRKNVLKYDDVLNRQREAIYSDRRHILEGDDLHERAQKFLHDVVDDVLETHAGEGNGDDWDFDAMWTELKTLYPVSISIDEVIAEAGSRGKISREFVGREILSDAKLAYQKREETLGEAAMRELERRVVLTVIDRRWRDHLYEMDYLKDGIGLRAMAQRDPLVEYQREGYLLFQQMMGQIREEAVGFLFNLEVEVNTPAGSVDAPSVQAKGLETGSAEETGLSYTAPSDSGGVEVRNQRGQLEQAATALAQRAQQDASPASSEASTSQRRAPAATAQPSRPAPTTTGAFGQKTPANAAPAVNRADRRAQTKKK from the coding sequence GTGGCTTCAGTTCTGGAAAAGGTTCTCCGAGTCGGTGAGGGTCGGGTACTCCGTCGCCTCGAGAACTACGCAAAGGCAATCAATGCGCTGGAAGAAGATTTCACTCATCTGAGCGACGACGAGCTCAGAGAAGAGACCCCGCGGCTGCGCGAGAGGTTTGCAGAGGGCGAGAGCCTCGACCACCTGCTGCCAGAGGCGTTTGCGGCGGTCCGCGAGGCGTCACGGCGAACGTTGGGTCTCCGCCACTTCGACGTGCAACTCATGGGTGGAGCAGCGCTGCACCTCGGCAACATCGCCGAGATGAAGACCGGTGAAGGCAAGACCCTCGTCGCAACGCTTCCGGCCTACCTGAATGCCATTGCGGGCGAGGGTGTGCACATCGTCACCGTCAACGACTACCTTGCCAACTACCAGAGTGAACTCATGGGGCGGGTGTTCCGCGCGCTCGGCATGACGACGGGTGTCATCCTCAGTGGCCAGACTCCGGCAGAGCGACGCGAACAGTACGCCTCTGACATCACCTACGGCACCAACAACGAGTTCGGCTTCGACTACCTGCGTGACAACATGGCCTGGCAGGCCTCCGACATGGTTCAGCGGGGCCACTACTTCGCCATTGTCGACGAGGTCGACAGCATCCTGATCGACGAGGCCCGCACGCCCCTCATCATCTCGGGGCCGGCCTCGGGCGAGGCCAACAGGTGGTTCACAGAGTTCGCCTCGATCGCGACCCGCCTCGTGGCCGACGAAGACTACGAGATCGACGAGAAGAAGCGCACGGTCGGTATTCTCGAGCCCGGCATCGAGAAGGTCGAGGACTACCTCGGCATCGACAACCTCTACGAATCCGCCAATACTCCGCTCATCTCGTTCCTCAACAACTCGCTCAAGGCATCTGCGCTCTTCAAGAAAGACAAGGACTACGTCGTGATGAACGGCGAGGTCCTCATCGTCGACGAGCACACCGGCCGCATTCTCGCCGGCCGGCGGTACAACGAGGGAATCCACCAGGCGATCGAGGCCAAAGAGGGCGTCGTCGTCAAGGCTGAGAACCAGACTCTTGCCACGGTGACGCTGCAGAACTACTTCCGTCTCTATGACAAGCTCGCCGGCATGACCGGTACAGCCGAGACCGAAGCCGCTGAGTTCAACGGAACGTACAAGCTCGGAGTGGTTGCGATTCCGACCAACCGGCCCATGCAGCGCAAAGACCAGCCTGACCTCGTGTACAAGAACGAACAGGCGAAGTTCGAGCAGGTCGTCGAAGACATCGTCAAGCGTCACGAGACCGGCCAGCCCGTTCTGGTGGGCACGACGAGTGTCGAAAAGAGTGAGTACCTCTCCAGGCTCCTGGCAAAGAAGGGCGTGCGGCACGAAGTGCTGAACGCGAAGAACCACGCCCGCGAGGCCGCGATCATCGCCCAGGCAGGCCGCCTCGGCGCGGTGACTGTTGCGACGAACATGGCAGGCCGTGGCACGGACATCATGCTCGGCGGCAACACCGAGTTCCTCGCTGTCGCCCAGATGAACGCACGCGGACTCAGCCCGGTCGACACCCCAGAGGAATACGAGCTCGCCTGGGACGACGTCTTCGCCGAGGTCAAGGCCGGGGTCGAAGAGGAGGCGGAGAAGGTCGTCGAAGCAGGCGGCCTCTACGTGCTCGGCACCGAGCGCCACGAGTCGCGTCGTATCGACAACCAGCTGAGAGGCCGCAGCGGTCGCCAGGGTGACCCGGGCGAGAGCCGCTTCTATCTCTCCCTGACCGACGACCTCATGCGTCTCTTCAACGCCGGCGCCGCAGAGAGCCTCATGGGCCGCGGCAATGTGCCCGACGACCTGGCCATCGAGTCCAAGGTCGTCTCACGCGCCATCCGCAGTGCCCAGTCACAGGTAGAAGGCCGCAACGCCGAGATCCGCAAGAACGTGCTCAAGTACGACGACGTTCTCAACCGGCAGCGCGAAGCCATCTACAGCGACCGCCGTCACATCCTCGAGGGTGACGATCTGCACGAGCGGGCACAGAAGTTCCTGCACGACGTCGTCGACGACGTGCTCGAGACCCACGCGGGCGAGGGAAATGGCGACGACTGGGACTTCGACGCGATGTGGACCGAGCTCAAGACGCTGTATCCCGTCTCCATCTCCATCGACGAGGTCATCGCCGAGGCCGGCAGCCGGGGCAAGATCAGCCGCGAGTTCGTCGGCCGAGAGATTCTGTCCGACGCCAAGCTCGCCTACCAGAAGCGTGAAGAGACGCTGGGCGAGGCTGCGATGCGTGAGCTGGAACGCCGCGTCGTGCTCACCGTGATCGACCGCCGTTGGCGTGACCACCTCTACGAGATGGACTACCTGAAAGACGGCATCGGCCTGCGGGCGATGGCCCAGCGTGACCCGCTCGTCGAATACCAGCGTGAGGGTTACCTGCTCTTCCAGCAGATGATGGGCCAGATCCGCGAAGAAGCCGTCGGATTCCTGTTCAACCTCGAAGTCGAAGTCAACACACCCGCGGGGTCGGTCGACGCACCGAGCGTGCAGGCCAAGGGGCTCGAGACGGGCAGTGCAGAAGAGACCGGGCTGAGTTACACCGCTCCCAGCGACTCGGGCGGAGTCGAAGTGCGAAACCAGCGCGGCCAGCTCGAGCAGGCAGCAACCGCACTCGCCCAGCGAGCGCAACAGGATGCTTCACCCGCTTCTTCTGAGGCGTCGACTTCCCAGCGTCGTGCGCCGGCCGCCACTGCGCAGCCTTCGCGGCCAGCTCCCACCACAACGGGCGCATTCGGTCAGAAGACCCCTGCGAACGCGGCTCCGGCAGTGAATCGTGCCGACAGGCGAGCCCAGACGAAGAAGAAGTAG